The following coding sequences are from one Salvia hispanica cultivar TCC Black 2014 chromosome 3, UniMelb_Shisp_WGS_1.0, whole genome shotgun sequence window:
- the LOC125212196 gene encoding uncharacterized protein YpgQ — protein sequence MGEQIGRDILLKAEELVKSTMKGNDASHDAAHVFRVRDLALSLARDEGLSASPHSMFIVELAALLHDIGDYKYMRDPSEGKIVENFLVEEGVDENTKTSILSIIKGMGFKEEIGGLTDSTRCPEFGVVQDADRLDAIGAIGIARCFTFGGSRNRALHDPQIKPRSDLSKENYMNKDEQTTVNHFHEKLLKLKTLMKTKAGQRRAEKRHKFMEEFLEEFYEEWDGRA from the exons ATGGGAGAGCAAATTGGGAGAGACATACTGCTCAAAGCAGAAGAATTGGTTAAATCCACCATGAAAGGAAACGATGCATCCCACGACGCCGCCCACGTCTTCAGAGTGAGAGACCTTGCTCTCTCACTTGCCCGTGACGAGGGTTTATCCGCTTCTCCCCACTCCATGTTCATC GTGGAGTTAGCTGCACTTTTACATGATATAG GGGACTATAAGTATATGAG GGATCCATCAGAAGGAAAAATTGTTGAGAACTTTCTCGTGGAGGAAGGTGTAGATGAAAATACGAAGACGAGTATATTAAGCATAATAAAGGGAATGG GCTTCAAGGAGGAAATTGGTGGGCTTACAGATAGCACTCGTTGTCCAGAATTTGGAGTGGTACAAGATGCTGATCGCCTTGATGCAATTGGCGCAATAG GAATTGCTCGATGCTTTACGTTTGGGGGAAGCAGGAATAGGGCGCTCCATGATCCCCAGATAAAGCCTCGGTCTGATCTGTCCAAGGAAAATTACATGAATAAAGACGAGCAGACAACAGTGAACCATTTTCACGAGAAGCTTCTCAAATTGAAGACACTGATGAAAACTAAG GCTGGACAGAGAAGGGCGGAAAAAAGGCACAAGTTCATGGAGGAGTTCTTGGAAGAGTTTTACGAAGAATGGGACGGGAGAGCATGA